The Mesomycoplasma flocculare ATCC 27399 genome includes a window with the following:
- a CDS encoding ribosome-recycling factor, with amino-acid sequence MKTEIEFNFYKEILEKKSKDVFIFLEKSFQKVTIGAPNPQLISHIKVNFYDVLTPINEIAAISAPAPLQLLVKPYEIKIVKEIASTIVASKIDAQVQKEANQVRLIFPEPTQQKRQESVSQLKKIHEEAKVRMRLIRQDVNKLIKKEEFSEDLEKDYLNQVQKNINSQIEKIDELFDKKVHEIQTI; translated from the coding sequence TTGAAAACTGAAATTGAATTCAATTTTTATAAAGAAATTTTAGAAAAAAAAAGCAAGGATGTTTTTATTTTCCTTGAAAAAAGTTTTCAAAAAGTAACTATTGGAGCACCAAATCCACAATTGATTTCTCATATAAAAGTAAATTTTTACGATGTTTTAACACCAATTAATGAAATTGCCGCAATTTCTGCGCCAGCCCCACTTCAGCTTTTGGTAAAACCCTACGAGATTAAGATTGTTAAAGAAATAGCAAGTACAATTGTTGCATCAAAAATTGATGCACAAGTTCAAAAGGAAGCTAATCAAGTACGCCTAATTTTTCCCGAACCAACACAACAAAAAAGACAAGAAAGTGTGAGTCAGCTAAAAAAAATTCACGAAGAGGCAAAAGTAAGAATGCGACTGATTCGTCAAGATGTTAATAAATTAATAAAAAAAGAAGAGTTTTCTGAAGATCTTGAAAAAGATTATCTCAATCAAGTTCAGAAAAATATAAACTCACAAATAGAAAAAATTGACGAACTTTTTGATAAAAAAGTTCACGAAATTCAGACTATTTAA
- a CDS encoding phosphatidate cytidylyltransferase, with protein MRATYPKPLPTDFSYRFLYSILFLVIFLPILFIGYYFVFWGRIVSFIFLNLFLFYSLFEIFSHFQVKKFFAVLLSFFGVFLFSVPAKKEIIDINFSPETNFDWNLVLYLIKNQFLDYHIFFILTLTVVVSFFDDKIEKKHKFLIGSLLKFSIIYVASFFFRFLWILNTFNVFLVIFLISIAIISDTFGYIFGLILGKKFFKKNFNFSPNKSIEGFIFSFVFSSILVFLVLLNLDLNIKISAYLPFKILSIFLLPLGSITGDAFFSVVKRYLKIKDFSQIIKCHGGLFDRFDSISFVFLTFSIIIITTA; from the coding sequence ATGCGGGCAACTTACCCAAAACCTTTGCCTACAGATTTTTCTTATCGGTTTTTATATTCTATTTTATTTTTGGTAATATTTTTACCAATTTTATTTATTGGTTATTATTTTGTTTTTTGAGGCCGAATAGTTTCGTTTATTTTTTTAAACTTGTTCTTATTTTATAGTCTTTTTGAGATTTTTTCCCATTTTCAAGTCAAAAAATTTTTTGCGGTTTTGCTATCTTTTTTTGGTGTTTTTTTATTTTCTGTTCCTGCAAAAAAAGAGATAATTGATATTAATTTTTCGCCAGAAACAAATTTTGACTGAAATTTGGTTCTTTATTTGATTAAAAACCAATTTTTAGATTATCATATTTTTTTCATTTTAACACTTACTGTAGTAGTTAGTTTTTTTGATGATAAAATAGAAAAAAAACACAAATTTTTAATTGGTTCGTTATTAAAATTTAGTATAATTTACGTAGCGAGTTTCTTTTTTAGATTTTTGTGGATTTTAAACACTTTTAACGTATTTTTAGTTATTTTTTTGATTTCAATTGCAATAATTAGTGACACTTTTGGTTATATTTTTGGCTTAATTTTAGGTAAAAAATTTTTTAAAAAAAATTTTAATTTTTCGCCAAATAAGTCCATTGAAGGTTTTATTTTTTCTTTTGTTTTCAGTTCAATTCTAGTTTTTTTAGTTTTATTAAATTTAGATCTTAATATTAAAATAAGCGCGTATTTACCATTTAAAATTTTGTCTATTTTCCTTTTGCCGCTCGGGTCAATTACAGGCGATGCTTTTTTCTCAGTTGTAAAAAGATACTTAAAAATAAAGGATTTTTCACAAATTATCAAATGTCATGGCGGTCTTTTTGATCGGTTTGATTCAATTTCCTTTGTTTTTTTAACATTTTCAATTATCATAATTACAACAGCATAA